In a single window of the Paenibacillus sp. MMS20-IR301 genome:
- a CDS encoding SDR family NAD(P)-dependent oxidoreductase, with translation MTHTTHTKLDGLVAVVTGGGSGIGRASVLEFARNGAKVALLDRTVENAEKVVREVEKEGGQAAVFECDIAEPQQVEDAMKQVVAKWGQLDIVFANAGINGAMTPIETMDIESWDQTIQINLRGTFATVKYAIPHLKERGGSILINSSINGNRVFSNIGFSAYSTTKAGQVAFMKMAALELAQYKIRVNAICPGAITTHIDDNTYPSEDLKEVQIPVEFPDGGQPLEKGPGRPAQVAKLALFLASGDSDHITGTEIYCDGAESLLHG, from the coding sequence ATGACCCATACAACCCATACTAAACTCGATGGCCTGGTAGCAGTAGTTACAGGAGGCGGCTCAGGAATCGGAAGGGCGTCCGTCCTGGAGTTCGCGAGAAACGGGGCGAAGGTTGCACTGCTGGACCGCACTGTAGAAAACGCCGAGAAAGTGGTCCGGGAGGTAGAGAAGGAAGGCGGACAGGCTGCCGTATTCGAATGTGATATCGCCGAGCCGCAGCAGGTGGAGGATGCCATGAAGCAGGTTGTTGCCAAGTGGGGACAGCTGGATATTGTGTTCGCCAATGCCGGAATTAACGGGGCGATGACCCCGATCGAAACGATGGATATCGAGTCCTGGGACCAGACGATCCAGATCAATCTGCGGGGGACGTTCGCTACAGTCAAGTATGCTATTCCCCATCTGAAGGAGCGCGGGGGCAGTATTCTGATCAACAGCTCAATTAACGGCAACCGGGTGTTCTCGAACATCGGCTTCTCCGCATACAGTACCACGAAGGCCGGCCAGGTCGCTTTTATGAAAATGGCGGCACTGGAGCTGGCCCAATACAAAATCCGTGTCAACGCCATCTGTCCGGGAGCCATCACGACCCATATCGATGATAATACTTATCCTTCGGAAGATCTCAAGGAGGTACAGATTCCGGTAGAATTCCCGGATGGCGGACAGCCGCTGGAAAAGGGGCCGGGACGCCCTGCCCAGGTTGCGAAGCTGGCGCTCTTCCTGGCCTCCGGTGATTCGGATCATATTACGGGTACAGAAATATATTGCGACGGGGCAGAGTCATTGCTGCACGGCTGA
- a CDS encoding sensor histidine kinase has product MRRGSLNMEKLKLNNMPIRYKLIIHFLLISILPAIGLGLLIGWTVDRIVEEQNNENTVQLIGKVNTAIENDVENLQKITYLISFDPGVQQFLKGKLHSGAQPDNGGNGESAEYNIRKFLQGFTTLSSEIAGIMLVNRDGEFISNEMYARPGTQVTEEDWYKQAAANKGIFRIVGHPYGRAVMSHVDYKESEVVSAVRAIVDPETQVVEGVVLVDLKLRVIAETARDVTLGKTGYLTVVDDKGEMIYAPQHPFMQKIPAGLITESSGITSETVDGRHLQLIYRTSPFTGWTTMGVFPMDESAFGVREITFSVVSFVFVVCMLGMTASFYLAYSISRPIGQLASFMSKAESGDLTIRYWGSRSDEIGLLGRSFNTMLAQIGRLLSLTELQARQKREAELRSLQAHIKPHFLYNTLDTIHWMARSKGAEDIAEVVQSLSRLFRLGLSKGSDIIPLSDELEHIVSYLKIQHVRYSSKLTYSIEVEPQLQELYVLKLLLQPMVENAIYHGIKERRGPGHLSIQVEEREKELYLTVRDDGAGMAPERLALLKQRLAAVGTQERGHGGADAPLPDSGGSGYGILNVQARIRLTYGEPYGIAVESEPGAGTVVTIRHPVVRDSYPEKD; this is encoded by the coding sequence ATGCGCAGGGGCAGCCTGAACATGGAGAAGCTGAAGCTGAATAATATGCCGATCCGCTACAAGCTGATTATCCACTTTTTGCTGATCAGTATTCTGCCTGCTATAGGTCTGGGGCTGCTGATTGGCTGGACGGTCGACCGGATTGTAGAGGAGCAGAATAATGAGAACACGGTACAGCTGATCGGCAAGGTGAACACAGCCATTGAGAATGATGTGGAGAATCTGCAGAAAATTACGTACCTGATTTCTTTTGATCCGGGTGTGCAGCAATTTCTCAAAGGGAAGCTCCACTCAGGAGCGCAGCCGGATAATGGAGGTAACGGTGAATCGGCGGAGTATAACATCCGCAAATTTCTGCAGGGCTTCACTACGCTCAGCTCCGAGATTGCCGGCATTATGCTGGTTAACCGTGACGGCGAGTTCATCAGCAATGAGATGTATGCCCGTCCCGGCACACAGGTGACAGAGGAGGACTGGTATAAGCAGGCGGCTGCCAACAAGGGGATCTTCCGGATCGTCGGGCATCCCTATGGCCGGGCTGTAATGTCCCATGTAGATTATAAGGAAAGTGAAGTCGTCTCCGCGGTAAGGGCGATTGTTGATCCCGAAACACAGGTTGTGGAGGGGGTGGTGCTGGTGGATCTGAAGCTGCGGGTTATCGCCGAGACGGCCAGGGATGTTACGCTGGGCAAGACCGGCTATCTGACCGTTGTGGATGACAAGGGGGAGATGATCTACGCGCCGCAGCACCCTTTTATGCAAAAGATTCCGGCCGGCCTGATCACAGAGTCCTCGGGCATCACTTCGGAAACGGTGGACGGCCGCCATTTGCAGCTGATCTACCGGACCTCGCCGTTTACCGGCTGGACTACCATGGGAGTGTTCCCGATGGACGAGTCTGCCTTCGGCGTGCGGGAGATTACGTTCAGCGTCGTCAGCTTTGTGTTTGTGGTCTGTATGCTGGGCATGACTGCCTCGTTCTATCTGGCATATTCCATCTCGCGGCCGATCGGACAGCTGGCTTCATTCATGAGCAAGGCGGAGTCCGGCGATCTGACGATCCGCTACTGGGGCAGCCGCTCCGACGAGATCGGGCTGCTGGGCCGCAGCTTCAACACGATGCTGGCCCAGATTGGCCGGCTGTTATCGTTGACAGAGCTGCAGGCGCGGCAAAAGCGTGAAGCAGAGCTGCGCAGCCTCCAGGCGCATATTAAGCCGCATTTTCTCTACAATACGCTCGACACGATTCACTGGATGGCCCGCAGCAAAGGGGCGGAGGATATTGCCGAGGTGGTCCAGTCCTTGTCCAGGCTGTTCCGGCTGGGCTTAAGCAAAGGGAGTGATATTATTCCGCTCTCCGATGAGCTGGAGCATATCGTCAGTTATCTGAAGATTCAGCATGTCCGCTACAGCAGCAAGCTGACGTATTCCATCGAAGTGGAGCCGCAGCTGCAGGAGCTGTATGTGCTTAAGCTGCTGCTGCAGCCGATGGTGGAGAATGCGATCTACCATGGGATCAAAGAACGGCGCGGACCCGGGCATCTCTCCATCCAAGTGGAGGAGCGGGAGAAGGAGCTGTACCTCACCGTGCGTGATGACGGGGCGGGAATGGCTCCAGAGCGGCTGGCCCTGCTGAAGCAGCGGCTTGCCGCTGTAGGAACACAGGAACGCGGGCACGGCGGGGCGGATGCTCCGCTTCCGGACAGCGGCGGCAGCGGCTACGGCATTCTGAATGTGCAGGCAAGGATCAGGCTGACCTACGGGGAGCCGTACGGGATTGCGGTTGAGAGTGAGCCGGGAGCAGGCACGGTGGTAACCATCCGCCATCCGGTGGTCCGTGACAGCTATCCGGAGAAGGATTAA
- a CDS encoding aldose 1-epimerase, whose protein sequence is MSITAYEGLYEGEAAVWLKAGRYEAAILPGIGGNLICFRDTENGYRFLHEPGAEEMEAFKASPGIHGIPVLFPPNRYEDGEFPWNGQTYHLPVNEAKTGNHLHGFLHTAAWEVEEFGAGKNESFVTVAIKVDENHPSYKYLPFKYTIKLRYTLGEAGLSQQLLVHNDGQELMPCLLAFHTAVNAPFAEGSTAQDYKVKLTLGERWELSDRMLPTGKFQELTAEEKAMRDEGVNPFFASMDNHYTAVAQNGRNRMELTDTKAGVTLVYDVGTSYKQWMIWNNGATEGFFCPEPQINLVNAPKVDLPADEIGLFGLEPGEYWEESSRLYVK, encoded by the coding sequence ATGTCGATTACTGCATATGAAGGACTTTACGAGGGGGAAGCCGCTGTCTGGCTTAAGGCTGGACGTTATGAGGCTGCTATTCTGCCGGGAATTGGCGGAAACCTGATCTGCTTCCGTGATACTGAGAACGGTTACCGTTTCCTGCATGAGCCGGGTGCGGAAGAGATGGAGGCGTTCAAGGCCAGTCCGGGCATTCATGGCATTCCTGTATTGTTCCCGCCAAACCGCTATGAGGATGGGGAGTTCCCTTGGAATGGACAAACCTACCATCTCCCGGTGAATGAAGCCAAGACCGGCAACCATTTGCATGGTTTCTTACATACAGCAGCCTGGGAAGTAGAAGAATTTGGCGCCGGCAAAAATGAGAGCTTCGTCACGGTCGCAATCAAGGTGGACGAGAATCATCCGTCTTATAAGTACCTGCCGTTCAAATACACCATCAAGCTGCGTTATACGCTGGGGGAAGCCGGCCTGTCCCAGCAGCTGCTGGTCCACAATGACGGACAGGAGCTGATGCCGTGTCTGCTGGCATTCCATACTGCTGTAAATGCCCCGTTTGCAGAAGGCAGTACAGCACAGGACTACAAGGTGAAGCTGACGCTCGGCGAGCGCTGGGAGCTTAGCGACCGGATGCTGCCGACCGGCAAATTCCAGGAGCTGACGGCAGAGGAGAAGGCAATGCGTGATGAAGGTGTGAATCCGTTCTTTGCCTCGATGGATAACCACTACACCGCAGTGGCCCAGAACGGCCGTAACCGGATGGAGCTTACAGACACCAAAGCGGGAGTTACGCTGGTGTATGATGTAGGCACATCCTATAAGCAATGGATGATCTGGAACAACGGAGCAACCGAAGGCTTCTTCTGCCCGGAACCGCAAATCAATCTGGTGAATGCGCCTAAAGTGGATCTTCCCGCCGATGAGATCGGTTTGTTCGGTCTTGAGCCAGGGGAGTATTGGGAAGAGAGCAGCCGCCTGTATGTGAAGTAG
- a CDS encoding LTA synthase family protein — protein MSQLLPSKRLCYLLLVLLAGGCMLNLFLQAASLGMNLFSAVLWVSAYPWLYCAGSLFLFCILIIGSVIVPNPYTGPAVVSIVFLLLGITGYEKLATTGEPLFPWDLMLVKNAAGMSKITRGMISPLVLVASVIMVAVLVFLIVKLPKIKAGFLLRMGMGGMAMALAAGFLVLVSGQSPVIAALKYQNIFWNQKVNYTQNGFLFAFAGNLRQNLLEKPEGYSREAVEAAAAKYAALPDSQATAIPAEQPNILFMMDEAFFDPTRLPGYMFSEDPLAFIHGEDNKTPSGFLLSPEFGGNTANVEFEALTGLSMYFLGDGTIPYQQRLVKMSSLPSIVSILKERGYQALALHPFDETFYNRNTVYPVLGFERFTSEKDLPDAARLTPDGYISDKAAVDEAVRELQAASGPVFLHLVTMQNHFPFTKGLNGPNTITVTGGQPEQKDELETYVQSTKLTDQALAYLQQELLKLKRPSIAVFWGDHLPALSAGIYTAAGWDQQPRLKHETKLMILANYDIGNEPLGTLSPAFLGPAVFGLSGQELPPFYKLLEQVKAELPGLSKQVLVGPGNSGVLSGLTAEQQRLLEDYRLIEYDLLEGEQYAKDLMF, from the coding sequence GTGTCGCAGTTATTGCCTTCCAAACGATTATGTTATTTGCTGTTAGTTCTGCTGGCCGGGGGATGCATGCTGAATTTGTTCCTGCAGGCAGCTTCCTTGGGAATGAATTTGTTTAGCGCAGTATTGTGGGTATCGGCCTATCCCTGGTTGTACTGCGCGGGCAGCCTGTTTCTGTTCTGTATCCTGATCATAGGCTCGGTAATAGTGCCGAATCCATATACAGGTCCAGCAGTTGTTAGTATAGTGTTCCTGCTGCTCGGCATTACGGGTTACGAGAAGCTCGCTACTACCGGAGAGCCGCTGTTTCCCTGGGATCTGATGCTGGTGAAGAATGCTGCCGGAATGAGCAAAATTACAAGAGGCATGATCTCACCGCTTGTGCTTGTAGCCTCTGTGATAATGGTTGCCGTTCTGGTGTTCTTAATTGTCAAGCTGCCTAAGATCAAGGCGGGCTTCCTGCTGCGTATGGGGATGGGCGGAATGGCTATGGCCCTGGCTGCTGGGTTTCTTGTGCTGGTCAGCGGACAATCCCCCGTTATTGCCGCGCTGAAGTACCAGAACATTTTCTGGAATCAGAAAGTGAATTATACCCAGAACGGCTTTCTGTTTGCCTTTGCGGGTAATCTGCGGCAGAACCTGCTGGAGAAGCCTGAAGGCTACAGCCGTGAGGCGGTTGAAGCGGCAGCAGCGAAATATGCGGCCTTGCCGGATAGCCAGGCAACGGCCATCCCTGCTGAACAGCCGAATATTCTCTTTATGATGGATGAGGCGTTTTTCGATCCGACGCGGCTGCCGGGCTACATGTTTAGTGAAGATCCGCTGGCCTTTATTCATGGAGAAGACAATAAGACCCCATCCGGATTCTTGCTCTCACCGGAGTTCGGCGGCAATACGGCTAATGTTGAATTTGAGGCGCTGACGGGGCTGTCCATGTACTTCCTGGGGGATGGGACCATTCCTTATCAGCAGCGGCTGGTGAAGATGTCCTCGCTGCCGTCCATCGTCAGTATTCTGAAGGAGCGAGGATATCAGGCCCTGGCGCTGCATCCGTTCGATGAGACCTTTTATAACCGCAACACGGTCTATCCGGTGCTCGGCTTTGAGCGTTTCACCAGTGAAAAGGATTTGCCGGATGCAGCCCGTCTGACACCGGACGGCTACATCTCGGATAAGGCAGCGGTGGATGAGGCGGTCCGTGAGCTGCAGGCGGCTTCGGGACCGGTCTTTCTCCATCTGGTCACCATGCAGAATCATTTCCCGTTCACCAAAGGGCTGAACGGCCCGAACACAATCACAGTTACCGGCGGACAGCCGGAGCAGAAGGACGAGCTGGAGACATATGTCCAGAGTACCAAGCTGACCGATCAGGCGCTGGCTTACCTGCAGCAGGAGCTGCTGAAGCTTAAGCGGCCAAGCATCGCAGTCTTCTGGGGGGATCATCTGCCGGCGTTATCGGCCGGAATCTATACGGCGGCGGGCTGGGATCAGCAGCCGCGGCTGAAGCATGAGACGAAGCTGATGATCCTGGCCAACTATGATATCGGTAATGAACCGCTTGGCACACTCAGCCCGGCCTTCCTCGGCCCGGCCGTCTTCGGACTTTCCGGACAGGAGCTGCCTCCTTTCTACAAGCTGCTTGAGCAGGTGAAGGCCGAGCTGCCTGGACTTAGCAAGCAGGTGCTTGTGGGTCCGGGCAACAGCGGGGTCCTGAGCGGACTTACGGCAGAGCAGCAGAGGCTGCTCGAAGATTACCGGCTGATCGAGTATGATCTGCTGGAAGGGGAGCAGTATGCCAAAGACCTTATGTTCTGA
- a CDS encoding MgtC/SapB family protein, protein MDINLHTESIVKLLVAMLFGLFIGIDRQLKQKPLGIRTSMVISIASCLVTLVSIHAYDKFGGPDHPNMDPMRLAAQIVSGIGFLGAGVILRRGGDAISGLTSAALIWTASGIGIAVGAGFYVEAGYAVVLLMFAVNAVPHLIKAVGPEVLNKHEISIRIIMEPNYILTDVIQKIEQRDVITEQRKTRKTGRTIRRMKIKDLDDGRQLIDMVISAPDRDYATEIYYDVKKIEHVMSVEVEQL, encoded by the coding sequence ATGGATATTAATCTGCATACGGAATCAATTGTGAAGCTGCTTGTGGCCATGCTGTTCGGGCTGTTCATCGGGATTGACCGGCAATTGAAACAGAAACCGCTGGGAATCCGGACCAGTATGGTCATCAGCATCGCCAGCTGTCTGGTCACGCTGGTCTCGATCCATGCGTACGACAAGTTCGGCGGACCGGATCATCCCAATATGGACCCGATGCGGCTGGCGGCGCAGATTGTCAGCGGGATCGGATTTCTCGGGGCGGGTGTAATCCTGCGCAGAGGCGGGGACGCTATTTCCGGGCTGACTTCAGCGGCGCTGATCTGGACAGCTTCGGGCATAGGGATTGCGGTCGGCGCTGGTTTTTATGTAGAAGCGGGTTATGCGGTTGTGCTGCTGATGTTCGCGGTGAATGCCGTCCCGCATCTGATTAAGGCGGTTGGCCCTGAAGTGCTGAACAAGCATGAAATATCGATCCGGATCATCATGGAGCCGAATTATATTCTGACCGATGTCATTCAGAAAATCGAGCAGCGTGATGTAATCACCGAGCAGCGCAAAACCCGGAAAACCGGCCGGACCATCCGGCGGATGAAGATTAAGGACCTGGACGACGGAAGACAGCTGATTGATATGGTCATCTCGGCACCGGACCGGGACTATGCCACTGAGATCTATTATGATGTCAAAAAAATTGAGCATGTCATGAGCGTTGAAGTGGAACAACTGTAA
- a CDS encoding substrate-binding domain-containing protein, whose amino-acid sequence MKKLWLVYVILIGIFLIYVLNYKQQADTADPWETAGLRGNIEDKYVMVTFQIGIDYWKSVLKGFEDAAEELNVSVEYHGSTQHNASEQMTVLEQTIAKKPAGIAISAVNSKLLTATINKAVESGIPVVLFDSGAPDSKAYSFLGTDNYNAGTEAARKMAELTGGKGEVAVITTPDQHNHQERTDGFRDTIKSEYPEMTLVAVKDGRGDQVASRDAAEQLLAGYPQLAGIFATESNGGIGVAEAVDAARGSGPAPQIISFDTDKGTLDLVKEGKIAATMAQGTWNMGYWSLTELFHLHRDLEADPAAYANNKPLPVPDLVDTGIDVVTRANVDNYYAK is encoded by the coding sequence GTGAAGAAGCTTTGGCTAGTCTACGTAATATTGATCGGCATCTTCCTTATCTACGTGCTGAATTATAAGCAGCAGGCGGACACGGCTGACCCGTGGGAGACGGCAGGATTGCGCGGCAATATTGAAGATAAATATGTGATGGTTACTTTTCAGATCGGTATCGACTATTGGAAAAGCGTGCTGAAGGGCTTCGAGGATGCAGCCGAGGAGCTGAATGTGTCCGTGGAATATCACGGGTCTACCCAGCATAATGCGAGTGAGCAGATGACCGTGCTGGAACAGACGATTGCGAAGAAGCCGGCGGGTATTGCCATCTCGGCAGTGAATTCGAAGCTGCTTACAGCGACGATCAACAAGGCCGTGGAGAGCGGCATCCCGGTAGTGCTGTTCGACTCAGGTGCGCCGGACAGCAAGGCGTATTCGTTCCTCGGCACAGATAACTATAATGCAGGAACCGAGGCTGCCCGCAAGATGGCCGAGCTGACCGGCGGCAAAGGTGAAGTGGCTGTGATTACGACACCGGATCAGCATAATCATCAGGAACGGACAGACGGCTTCAGGGACACGATTAAGAGCGAGTACCCGGAGATGACGCTTGTAGCTGTAAAAGACGGGCGGGGCGATCAGGTGGCCTCGCGTGATGCTGCCGAGCAGCTGTTAGCCGGATATCCGCAGCTTGCGGGGATTTTTGCTACGGAATCTAATGGCGGTATTGGTGTAGCAGAGGCTGTAGATGCCGCCCGGGGCAGCGGCCCGGCGCCGCAGATTATCAGCTTTGATACGGATAAGGGTACCCTCGATCTGGTGAAGGAAGGCAAGATTGCCGCAACGATGGCGCAGGGCACCTGGAATATGGGCTACTGGTCGCTGACCGAGCTGTTTCATCTGCACCGGGATCTGGAGGCAGATCCTGCGGCTTATGCGAATAATAAACCGCTGCCTGTCCCGGATCTGGTGGATACGGGCATTGATGTGGTTACCCGGGCCAACGTAGATAATTATTATGCCAAGTAG
- a CDS encoding WYL domain-containing protein — MSHIHRIQWFDQQIRNQCYPNSHTLSSRFEISRRQAQRDIEYLTESLRAPLRYVAKQRGYMYEDNSFVLPHLYITDEEQRVLKYLAYRYSHYDYENSGTIRRIGALLERLTDQTQPEEIRLPVFEVNSRRLQMIELLQQAIQARRVIHVLTRQQPDGPQELYLCPLTLNRRLEEDYVLAAIEGDCRTESFSLSGIRELALTDRHFTPAGEAAAPRQKQGRPLKPFTARLRLASRPEDNAWRGYPVRGNSGEAGDIYEIEFFDPEAFLGQLLTSEWTGLLSPKWLKDKLRSRCRDVLKLLPEQENQ, encoded by the coding sequence TTGAGCCATATTCACCGGATTCAATGGTTTGACCAGCAAATCCGAAATCAATGTTATCCGAACAGCCATACTCTTTCCAGCCGTTTCGAAATCTCCAGACGCCAGGCCCAGCGGGATATCGAATACTTGACCGAGTCCCTCCGGGCCCCGTTGCGTTATGTAGCTAAGCAGCGCGGGTACATGTATGAGGATAACAGCTTCGTGCTTCCCCATCTGTACATTACAGACGAAGAACAGCGTGTGCTGAAGTATCTCGCTTACCGTTACAGTCATTATGATTACGAGAACAGCGGGACCATCCGCCGGATCGGCGCCCTGCTGGAACGGTTGACAGATCAGACGCAGCCGGAGGAGATCCGTCTGCCGGTATTCGAGGTTAATTCCCGGCGCCTGCAGATGATTGAATTGCTGCAGCAGGCCATTCAGGCCCGCCGGGTCATACATGTGCTTACCCGCCAGCAGCCGGATGGGCCGCAGGAGCTGTACCTTTGTCCGCTCACGCTGAACCGCCGGCTGGAGGAGGATTATGTCCTTGCCGCCATCGAAGGAGACTGCCGGACAGAATCCTTCAGCCTGTCCGGTATCCGGGAGCTGGCATTGACAGACCGGCACTTCACCCCGGCCGGAGAAGCTGCAGCCCCCCGGCAGAAACAGGGCAGGCCGCTTAAACCGTTCACAGCCAGGCTCCGCCTGGCCAGCCGGCCTGAGGATAACGCCTGGAGGGGTTATCCGGTTCGCGGGAACAGCGGTGAGGCAGGAGATATATATGAGATTGAGTTTTTTGATCCCGAAGCTTTTCTGGGGCAGCTGCTGACATCGGAGTGGACCGGACTCCTGTCTCCGAAATGGCTCAAAGACAAACTCCGCAGCAGGTGCAGGGATGTCCTGAAGCTGCTGCCTGAACAGGAGAACCAATGA
- a CDS encoding ABC transporter ATP-binding protein translates to MLKLDNVSKLFNPGSPDEKIALLGIDLELRAGDFVTIIGSNGAGKSTLMNIISGVMKPDLGEVRIEGSSLSSLAEYQRARWIGRVFQDPMAGTAPHMTIEENLAMAYKRGQSRGLSFGVNAARRGLFREQLSKLGIGLENRLRAKVGLLSGGERQALSLLMATFTQPQILLLDEHTAALDPSRAELITQLTESIVREMKLTTLMVTHNMDQAIRLGNRLIMMDKGSVILDFDEARKKDLTVERLLGEFESISGHKLADDRMMLG, encoded by the coding sequence ATGCTAAAGCTTGATAATGTCTCCAAGCTGTTCAACCCCGGCTCTCCTGATGAGAAGATTGCGCTGCTCGGCATTGATCTGGAGCTGCGTGCCGGTGATTTCGTTACGATTATCGGCAGCAACGGGGCGGGTAAATCCACCCTGATGAACATTATTTCCGGGGTAATGAAGCCGGATCTGGGTGAAGTGCGGATCGAAGGCAGCTCGCTGAGCAGCCTGGCAGAATATCAGCGGGCCCGCTGGATCGGCCGGGTCTTCCAGGATCCGATGGCCGGTACGGCGCCGCATATGACAATTGAGGAGAATCTGGCCATGGCTTACAAGCGGGGTCAGAGCCGCGGGTTGTCCTTCGGTGTCAATGCGGCCAGACGCGGGCTGTTCCGTGAACAGCTCAGCAAGCTGGGCATTGGCCTGGAGAACCGGCTGCGTGCGAAGGTCGGCCTGCTCTCCGGGGGCGAGCGGCAGGCATTGAGCCTGCTGATGGCAACCTTCACCCAGCCGCAGATTCTGCTGCTGGATGAGCATACCGCCGCACTTGACCCTTCGCGTGCCGAACTGATTACGCAGCTGACCGAATCGATTGTCCGTGAGATGAAGCTGACCACCCTGATGGTCACCCATAACATGGATCAGGCGATCCGGCTCGGCAACCGGCTGATCATGATGGACAAGGGATCGGTCATTCTTGATTTCGACGAAGCGCGCAAGAAGGATTTGACGGTTGAACGGCTGCTTGGCGAATTTGAGTCCATCAGCGGACATAAGCTGGCGGATGACCGGATGATGCTGGGTTAA